The DNA region ACGAGGAAGACGTCGTCATAGGTCAGGTCATAGGGCGGGGTCTGCCCGGGAAGAAACTGCACGTTGGACCATGGTAGCTGAATGCTGTGAGTTCGCCAGCGCTTTGCCCGGGAAATTATCGATTGCCGCGCCAGTCGCCCTGGCCCCCGCCGACGCCATCGCCGTCCACGGGAAGAACGACGCCACCGGCGGCGCCGCCCGCTGGTTCGTGGGCAGCTACGTGCTGGGCCTGCATCGCACCGAAAAGGGCTGGCGCATAGACTGTTTCGAAACCGGCTGAAGGTCATCGACGGCAACGTCGACCTCATCCGACCTCGGCGCAGGGCGCGTCGGGCTCAGGATGCGGTGGGGATGAACAGCGCTTCGAACGGCGGTTCGCCCACCGCGACGGTCGTGTGACCGCGCCCCTCGGTGTCGGCGGCCAGCACCACGTCCCCCGGTGCGAACCGGCGGCACTCGCCGTCGGTGGTAGTCACCTCGATCGCACCGCGCAGCATGACAACCCACTGCCGGGCCGGGGCCGGATGTGGTTCGCTGTCGAAGCCCTCGCTGCGCAGATAGGCCGCACCCGCGGTCGAGGACATGTCGCCGACCGCCATGGCGGGTACGCCGACCGCGAGAGTTCTTTCCGCCAAACCGATCTCGGCTTCGGTGAACGTCGATCCGCCGTCGGGGGTGGAGGCGATCACCGTGTAGCGCAGGTTCTTTCGTTCGATCATGGTTCCGAGGCTCGTCGCCTGATGCCCGCGACGCGATTCCCTGCGGGGAATGGCGCGGCGAACCGCTCGGGAATTCGCCACCCACCTTGGTTTGCTGAATGATTGCTGGAGCCACTTTCGGCCTCCGAGTTATCTCAATCTCGTCGGATTTGCCGGAAATGGGTCGCTATTCGAGTGGGCGTGTCGTAGGAACCTACAAACGTGTCGGGCTCAGCGGGACGAACGGCGGGCTGCGCCGGGTTTGCGCTTCTTGTTGTGCGGGCGGCTCTCGCCGCGCGGGCGCTGTTGGCGGAACCTCGGCTGCTCGGGTTCGGCCTTCTGCGCCTGGGCCGGCGGGGCCGCGGGGTCGGCGATCGGGCGGCCGCTCGGGCGGCGGGCGCCGGTGATCTCGGTGAGCGTGCGGTCGCCGGGGCGGACCTCGACGTCGGTGAGGGTCACCGAGGCGCGCTCAGCGAGACGGGCCGCCTCCTCGCGGTCGTCGGGGGTGACGATGGTGACGACCGTGCCCGACGCGCCCGCGCGGGCGGTCCGGCCGGTCCGGTGCAGGTAGTCCTTGGGGTCGGCGGGCGGATCGACGTGGACGACCAGCGAGACGTCGTCGATGTGCAGGCCGCGGGCCGCCACGTCGGTGGCGACCAGCACCGGCGCGGTGCCGTCGGCGAAGGCCGCGAGCATGCGATTGCGCTGGTTCTGCGCCTTGCCGCCGTGCAGCGCGACCGCGCCGATGCCGATCTCGCGCAGCTTGCGCGCCAGCTTGTCGGCGCCGTGCTGGGTGCGCACGAACAGCAGGGTCCGGCCTTGCCGCGCGGCGATCTCACTGACCACCGCACGCTTGTCCGGGCGCCGGACGTGCAGGGCGTAGTGCGCGATGTCGGGACCCGCGGCGACCTTCCCCATGCGGGAGGCCTCACTGCCCAGAGAATCCGCACCGGACTGCGTGGCGGCGCCCGTGCTCGGCGCAGCTGAATTCGCTTCCGTCGCAGCCGTTCCCGCTTCGGCGTCGGCTGCCACCACGGCTGTAGCGATCGCGTGGGTGGCGGGTTCCCGCAGGTACTTCTGCGTCAGTCCGTCGATCGACTCGTCGAGGGTCGCCGAGAACAACAGCTGCTGAGCGTCGTCGGGCACCTTGTTGAGCAGGGCGGTGAGCTGCGGCAGGAAGCCCAGTTCGGCCATGTGGTCGGCCTCGTCGACAGTGACGACGCGAATATCGGCCAGCTGCACCGCCTTCCGACCCAACAGGTCGGTCAACCGGCCGGGCGTCGCGATGACCACGTCCACGCCGCGCGCCAGCCGCTCCTCCTGTTTCTTGATCGGCAACCCGCCGACCGCCGTCGCCAACCGCAGCCCCAGCGACAACGCGGGCTCGTCCAGCGCCGCCTCGATCTGAATCGCCAGCTCACGGGTCGGTGCCAGGATCAGCCCGCGCGGTCGCTTCGGCACGCTCGGCGCACCGAAGAGCCGAACCAGCATCGGCAGCCCGAACGCCAAGGTCTTGCCGGAACCCGTTGCGGCCCGGCCCAGCACGTCGCGGCCCGCGAGAATGTCGGGAATGACCGCGGCCTGAATCGGAAACGCGCTATCCATCCCACCCCGCCGCAGCGCCTGCACCAGCACCGGCGGCAGACCGAGATCCGCGAATCGCACCGCGCCGCCCGGCCGACTCCGCCGGCCGGTCGCTCCAGCATTGCCGCCGACACCGCCCGCCGATTCCACGGGTGTCGCCGAGGCTTCCGTGGGTGCCGCGTCCGTCGTGGACGCCGGGTCGGGTGCTGATGTCGGGTCGGTGTGGATGGTGTCCTCCATGGCTGGGTTCGGGGTTGCTACGGGCACGGCGGATCCAGCCGCGCCCGAGTCGGATTCGGGGGCGGGCGGATCGGATTCAGGCACGGCTGACCAGGCGGCTGAGTTCGACCAGCCAGGGGATCGCGACGGCGAGGGTCGGGACGACGAGGATGGCCATGGCGGCCAGGTAGGCGGCGACGGCGATGCGGAGGTCGCCGATGGGACCGGCCAGGCGCTGGATGCGGATCAGCGTGCTGGGGCCGCCGGCGGCCATGGCACCTTGCGGGGCGGGCGAGTTCGAGCAGGCCACGAGTGCGCGGGCGAGCGGCGTGGGTCCGGTGACCTTGACCGCGGAGTCGTCGGCGAGCAGTTCGATGAGCAGCTTCACCGAGTCCAGCGCGGACTTCGAACGCACTACGCGCGGGAACGCCTCGTGCGCGGCGGTGAAGGCTTCCAGCACCAGGTCGTGGCGGGCGCGCAGGTGGGAGCGCTCGTGACTGACGATGGCGGTGAGTTCCGCGTCTGTCAGGTTGGTGACGGTGCCCTGGCTGAGCACCACGCGCCGACGCAGGCCGGGCAGGCAGTAGGCGATCGGCTCGGCGGCGGCCAGTACCCGGATGTCGGCCGATTTGCGTTGCACGCTGGACTGATCGAGCAGATCGACCAGCATGCGGTGGCGGGCGCGGCGGCGGCGGGTGTGGATGCCGACCCGGATCACCGACCAGATCAGCCGCGCCCCGACCAGCAGGGTCAGCGCGAAGACCAGCACGAGCGCGAGCCACAGCGGCAGGCCCAGGGCGTCGATCTCTTTGCTGGGGGTGGTGGTCGGCCGTCCGTCGGGGCCGGGGACCAGCAGGCGGGAGGCGATGGCGAGGCCGGAGCCGAAGGCCTGAGCACCGCGGCCAGCGCGATGGCCTGCCACAGCACCAGCGCCGCGCGGGGGCTGCGGAAGGGCCAGGTGGCTCGGCTGAGCAGCGCTGGCACCGGTCCCGCCAATAACAAGGCGAGACCGGCGAAAACCGGCGCTGTCCAGTCCACTGTCCTCAGCTCACTGCGTTGTGGGGCTCGGGCCGAGGGTACAGCTACCTGGACTCGGGATTGTCCTTGCGCGCGACCTCGGTGGCTTCGAGCTTAGCGAGTGCGGCGCGCAATGCGTCAGCCTCGTCCGCGCCGACCTGTTCGACGAAGTGCACCAGCGCGGCGCGGCGGCTGCCCACCTCGTCGGCCTGCTGCAGCGCGTCGAACATCAGACTGGCGACGAGTTCGTCGCGGGTGTGGACGGGCGCGTAGCGGTGTGCGCGGTCGTCGCGCTGCTGGACCACGAGGTTCTTCTTCGCCAAGCGCTGTAGAACGGTCATCACCGTGGTGTACGCGAGTTCACGACGCTCAGCGAGGGCTTCATGGACCTGCCGGACGGTTTGCGGTTCGTCGGCCGACCACAACTGGTCCATGACCGCTTTCTCGAGTTCACCAAGACCTGCCATCCCACCAGCTTACGGAGGCAACGACAGCAATGCGTACTACAGGTCGTCGTAACCGGCGGGTTGCTGGTGTGGGATTCCTCATACCCGGACGTGCCGGCTGCCGATGGGCACGATCATGGGCCGCCCCGACACCGGATCCTCGAGCACCTCGGCGCGCAGACCGAATACTTCCTGCAGCAGCTCGGCGCTGATGATGTCCGCGGGCGCGCCCTGGGCCACGATCCGCCCGGCCCGCATGACGATGAGGCGATCGCTGTAGCGGATGGCCAGATTCAGGTCGTGCAGCACCATGACCACGGTCCGGCCCAGATCGTCGTGCAGGCGATCGACCAGATCCAGCACCTCGAGCGCGTGGGTCAGATCCAAATAGGTGGTCGGTTCGTCGAGCAGCAGGATGTCGGTGCCCTGGGCCAGGGCCATGGAGATCCAGGCCCGCTGGCGCTGTCCGCCCGACAGTTCGTCGAGGGTGCGTCCGGCCAGGTCCGCGATGCCGGTCTGGGTGAGAGCGGCCAGTACTTCGGTCTCGTCGTCGGCCGACCACTGCCGCAGCCAGGATTGATACGGGTGGCGGCCGCGGGCGACCAGATCGGCGACGGTGAGGCCCTCGGGTGCGACCGGTGTCTGCGGCAGCATACCGACCACGCGGGCGATGTCCTTGGTCTTCATGGTGGCGATGGCCTTGCCGTCGAGCAGCACCCGGCCCGCCTTGGGGCGCAGCAGCCGGCCCAGCGACCGCAGCAGGGTCGATTTGCCGCAGCCGTTGGGGCCGATCACGGTGGTGACCAGCCCGGGTTCGATGGTCAGCGACAGTCCGTCGACGATGACCCGGTCGCCGTAGCCGAGGGTGATGTTCTCCGCCGCGAGAGTCACAGTGCCGCCTTCGAAGTCACAGTGTTGCCTTCCGAAGTCACAGTGTCGCCTTCCGATTGGTGCGAACGAGCAGATACAGCAGGAACGGTCCGCCGACCGCCGCGGTGACCACGCCCACCGGCAGTGACACCGGGGACGCGGTGCGCGCGAGCAGGTCCGCGCCCACCACGGCGATGGCCCCGACCAGTGTCGACGCGATGATCGGCTCGCCGGGAGTGCGGAGCAGCCGGCGCGCGATCTGCGGCGCGGCCAGCCCCACGAAGCCGAGCGGGCCGACCGCGGCGGTCGCCAGCGCGGCGCAACAGACCGCGGCGGCAAGGAGAATCGCCTGCTGGGTCTGGATGCGGACGCCGAGGATGCGGGTGGTGTCGGTGCCGAACCGCAGCGCGGCCAGCGTGCGCGCCGATCCGGCGGTGACGAGCAGTGCCACTCCCAAGCCGATCGAGGCGGGGATGAGGCTGGAACAGTCGGCCATGTTCAGTGATCCGGTCAGCCACTGCTGGGCGTGGGCCGCGTCGTTGAGGGTGGCCCGGGTCAGCAGCCAGCTCACCACCGACAGCAGCGCCGCGTTCACGCCGATCCCGATGAGCACCAGCCGAAATCCCATCACCCCGGCGTCCCCGGAGGCGGTCCGTCCCCAGGCCAGCAGGTAGATGAGGACCGCGGTCAGCAGTCCGCCCGCCAGCGCCGCCCCCGAAACCCCCAGCGCCGCAGCGGTCCCCGTGCCGGCCCCGCCGAGTCCGACCAGTACCGCGACCGCTCCGACGCTCGCACCGGAGGTGATCCCGAGCAGGTCCGGGCTGGCCAGCGGATTGTGCAGGATCGACTGCGTCACCGCGCCCGCCAGTCCCAGCGCCGCCCCGACCACCACGGCGGTCAGCGCCCGGGGCAGCCGCGAGTCCATGATCACGAACCGCTGCGCCCGAGTTCCCCCGCCGCCCAGCACATCCAGCACGCGCCCGACCGGAATCCGGAATTCGCCCACCGCGATATCGAGGGCGAACAGCCCGAACAGCAAGGCCGCCAGCCCGATCACCGTGACCAGGGCCACGGGCCGCAGCACCGCCGATGCTCGGCCCACTCGCACGGCAGGGCGGACGGTGCGCAGAGTGTCTGCGGCAGCGGCGCGCTCGGTCGCGATGGCCTGGTGATTCCCGGTGTCGGAGCGGGGCGCGGACTGCTCGACCCCCGCTGTGACCGCGACCGTGCTCGGGTGAGCGGTCCGGCGTTCATCGCCCCCGGGCTGGTGGGCGGGACGGTCGAGTCCGGCTCGGCCACTTGCTGATCCGGGGTGGTGTCGGCGCGGATGCCAGGGAGCGCGGAGGGGCCCGAAACGGGTGCTGTGGGGTTTGCGGTGCGATCGCCGGAGCTCACCGCGGTTCCGGCGGCGTTGGGAGGTGTCGGGAGTGTCACAGGCTCACCAGCTTTCGGCGGCGGACGAGCAGCAGGAAGAACGGCGCGCCGAGCGCGGCGAGGGTGATGCCCGCCTGGAGTTCGCCCGGGCGGGCGATCAGGCGGCCGGCGGTGTCGGCCAGCAGCAGCACCACCGCGCCCAGCAGTGCCGAGTAGGGGAGTAGCCAGCGGTAGTCGGGGCCGGTGACGGCGCGGGCCAGGTGGGGGACGATCAGTCCGAGGAAGGCGATGGGGCCGACGGCGGCGGTGGCCGCGCCTGCGAGCAGCACGACGGCGGTCAGGCCCAGGGCCCGGCTGCGGGTGAGGTTGACACCGAGGCCGCGGGCCACGTCGTCGCCGAGGCCGAGCAGGTTCAGGGCGGGGGCGCAGGCCAGCGCCAGGATCGTGCCGACCAGCAGGAAGGGCAGGATCTGGCGGATGGTGGCGGCGTCGTGCCCGGCGACGTCGCCGACCACCCAGTACCGGTAGGTGTTGAGGGCGGTGCCGTCGAGCAGGACCACGATATTGGTCATGGCCTGCAGGAACGCGGTGACGGCCGCGCCGGCCAGGACCAGGCTCAGCGGGCTGGCCTTGCCGCCGCCGAGGGCGGAGACGCCGAAGACGACCAGGCCCGCGAGCAGTGCGCCCGCGAACGCGAACCAGATGTACTGGGCGGGCGCGGTGAGCGCGAGCAGGTGGATGCTCAGGGCCGCCAGGAAGGCCGCGCCCGCGTTGATGCCGAGTAATCCGGCGTCCGCGAGGGGGTTTCGGGTGTAGCCCTGGATGAGTGCCCCGGCCATGCCGAGCGCGAGTCCGGTGCTGAGGGCGAGTCCGGTTCGGGGGAGCCGCAATTCGCGCACGATCTGGGCGGCGGTATCGGTGGCGGGGCACGAAAGTGGCAGTCCACCAGGGCAGACGATGGCGTCATAGACGGTTCCCAGGCCCAGATTGCGGGTGCCGAGGGCGATGCTGGCGGCGACCGCGCACAGCAGGAGCATGGTGAGGACGAGAAGTCCGGACAGACGTCGCCGTCTGGTGGTGACTACGGCGGGCACGGTGACGAACTACTCCTGACACGCTCTATGGTCGGTAAGTCTGGTAAGCCTAACCTATCTTTTTGAACTCGTTGTCCATGCTCCGCGCTCTGTGTCCCCACATTGGCCGGATAGTCGATGAATGAGGAGGTTCGATGCTCGAACCCGTAACCGTGTGCCCGCCGCGCGATTCCAGGCTCGCCTTCGGGACGGCCTGTCACCGCCTGCGCGCGCTGCAACCCGACCACCCGCGCGTCTACGCCGTCGCCGCCATGGCCGACCAGGGCAAACGTCGTTGGTGGCGGCTCGCCGACGGGATCCGCGAGGGTCGCGTCGAAGTGATGTACCAGCGGCACGCCGCGGAGATGAGCAATGCCGACATCGCCGCCGAGGTGGTCGCCACCGCGTTGATCCACGCGGTCGTGGGCCGGGTGATGGCCATGGTGGTCTCCGAGGCCCGCGCCTGGGATCCGGGCCTGGAGAACCTCTGGATCCACTCCGACAACGACGGCGGCATCGACTGGGCAGGCTTGTCCGACACCACGATCCGCGTGCTGGACGGCG from Nocardia tengchongensis includes:
- a CDS encoding DEAD/DEAH box helicase → MDSAFPIQAAVIPDILAGRDVLGRAATGSGKTLAFGLPMLVRLFGAPSVPKRPRGLILAPTRELAIQIEAALDEPALSLGLRLATAVGGLPIKKQEERLARGVDVVIATPGRLTDLLGRKAVQLADIRVVTVDEADHMAELGFLPQLTALLNKVPDDAQQLLFSATLDESIDGLTQKYLREPATHAIATAVVAADAEAGTAATEANSAAPSTGAATQSGADSLGSEASRMGKVAAGPDIAHYALHVRRPDKRAVVSEIAARQGRTLLFVRTQHGADKLARKLREIGIGAVALHGGKAQNQRNRMLAAFADGTAPVLVATDVAARGLHIDDVSLVVHVDPPADPKDYLHRTGRTARAGASGTVVTIVTPDDREEAARLAERASVTLTDVEVRPGDRTLTEITGARRPSGRPIADPAAPPAQAQKAEPEQPRFRQQRPRGESRPHNKKRKPGAARRSSR
- a CDS encoding BlaI/MecI/CopY family transcriptional regulator, translated to MAGLGELEKAVMDQLWSADEPQTVRQVHEALAERRELAYTTVMTVLQRLAKKNLVVQQRDDRAHRYAPVHTRDELVASLMFDALQQADEVGSRRAALVHFVEQVGADEADALRAALAKLEATEVARKDNPESR
- a CDS encoding ABC transporter ATP-binding protein, with the protein product MTLAAENITLGYGDRVIVDGLSLTIEPGLVTTVIGPNGCGKSTLLRSLGRLLRPKAGRVLLDGKAIATMKTKDIARVVGMLPQTPVAPEGLTVADLVARGRHPYQSWLRQWSADDETEVLAALTQTGIADLAGRTLDELSGGQRQRAWISMALAQGTDILLLDEPTTYLDLTHALEVLDLVDRLHDDLGRTVVMVLHDLNLAIRYSDRLIVMRAGRIVAQGAPADIISAELLQEVFGLRAEVLEDPVSGRPMIVPIGSRHVRV
- a CDS encoding iron chelate uptake ABC transporter family permease subunit codes for the protein MLRPVALVTVIGLAALLFGLFALDIAVGEFRIPVGRVLDVLGGGGTRAQRFVIMDSRLPRALTAVVVGAALGLAGAVTQSILHNPLASPDLLGITSGASVGAVAVLVGLGGAGTGTAAALGVSGAALAGGLLTAVLIYLLAWGRTASGDAGVMGFRLVLIGIGVNAALLSVVSWLLTRATLNDAAHAQQWLTGSLNMADCSSLIPASIGLGVALLVTAGSARTLAALRFGTDTTRILGVRIQTQQAILLAAAVCCAALATAAVGPLGFVGLAAPQIARRLLRTPGEPIIASTLVGAIAVVGADLLARTASPVSLPVGVVTAAVGGPFLLYLLVRTNRKATL
- a CDS encoding iron ABC transporter permease codes for the protein MPAVVTTRRRRLSGLLVLTMLLLCAVAASIALGTRNLGLGTVYDAIVCPGGLPLSCPATDTAAQIVRELRLPRTGLALSTGLALGMAGALIQGYTRNPLADAGLLGINAGAAFLAALSIHLLALTAPAQYIWFAFAGALLAGLVVFGVSALGGGKASPLSLVLAGAAVTAFLQAMTNIVVLLDGTALNTYRYWVVGDVAGHDAATIRQILPFLLVGTILALACAPALNLLGLGDDVARGLGVNLTRSRALGLTAVVLLAGAATAAVGPIAFLGLIVPHLARAVTGPDYRWLLPYSALLGAVVLLLADTAGRLIARPGELQAGITLAALGAPFFLLLVRRRKLVSL